The DNA region ACCGCCTCCAGGAACCGCTCAGTGGGCATGTCGGGCGTGAGCTTGTCGCGCAATCCTTCGAACGAAGTCACCTGCTCCTCAAGCATGTCGAACGCGCTTTGCAGTTCAGGGCTGTCATAGCCGGGGTACAGCGGGGAAAGATCCCATTTTGAAAGTTGGTATGTCATCTTGTCTCCTGATTAATATGAAAGTGGATGTCTTCCATCCTTGAGTTTTATCACAAACGAATTCCCTGCGACCCATTCTCCAGTATGGATTTTACAGGCTGGAGCGGACGTGCATGATCTCGCCTTCTTTAATGCGATATTCCTTGCCCTCGAGCCTCAACTTGCCCTTCGCCTTCGCTTCATTCATGGATCCGAGGCTGATGAGGTCTTCGTACGCCACCACCTCCGCCCGAACGAATCCGCGCGAAAGATCGGTGTGGATCTCGCCCGCCGCTTCCTGCGCCGTCGCGCCGCGGTGCGTGACCCATGCCCGCACTTCATCTTCGCCCACCGTGAAGAAAGTCTGTTCTTTCAGCAGTTCGTAGGACAGGTTGATCATGCGATTCAGGCTGAGTTCCTTGATGCCATATTCCTCCATGAAAAGCGCGGCATCCTCGGCGGACAATTGCGCGATCTCCATTTCCAGTTTGCCCATCAACGCCACGGAGGGATGATCGAGCCCCCCGGCATCCGGGGCGGACTGTCCCTCGCCGAGATTGAACACGGTCAGGATTGGTTTGCGCGACAACAAGCCGAAACTGGACAGTTCCTTTGCCTCTTCAGCAGTGAATTCCATGTCGCGCAAAGGTTTGTTCTCCGAGAGCGTTGCGTGTAATTTCTCGAACAACTCGGTTTGACGCGCGTTCAATGCCTTGTCCGTGCCGCCCTTTTTGCGTTCGTCAGTGAGACGTTCCAGTTTGCGTTCCACGGCGATCAGGTCGTTCAACAGTAATTCGCCGGTCATCATCTCCACATCGCGCAGCGGATTTACGCTCCCGCTGGGGTGCATGACCAGGTCGCTTTCGAAGGCGCGCACCACAAGCAGAAGCCCGTCCATTTGGTTGAGCTGATTCAACAGCTGCCCGGAAATGCCGCTTTTGGCGGAACCAGTTTCCAGTCCGGCAATATCCGCGTACGTTACCTTGGCGTAGATCGTTTTCTTCGGGTTGAACATTTTCGAGAGGGCATCCACGCGCGGGTCGGGGACATCCACCACGGCTTGATGCACTTCGATGCGTCCCGCCGAGGCGGTGGTTGGGGCGTTGCCGCGGGTGATCGCATTGTAAATGGTCGTCTTTCCAGATTGGGGCAGTCCGATAATTCCTAGTTTCATCTTGACCTTGTAGTTGAGAGTGGTATACTTGCTTCGCAATTGAGCCGAAGTGGCGGAATAGGCAGACGCGCACGACTCAAAATCGTGTTCCCTACGGGAATGAGGGTTCGATTCCCTCCTTCGGCACAGCGAGCAGGTTACCCGGAACGATATTATACCGTACAGGTTTCC from Anaerolineales bacterium includes:
- the ychF gene encoding redox-regulated ATPase YchF, which produces MKLGIIGLPQSGKTTIYNAITRGNAPTTASAGRIEVHQAVVDVPDPRVDALSKMFNPKKTIYAKVTYADIAGLETGSAKSGISGQLLNQLNQMDGLLLVVRAFESDLVMHPSGSVNPLRDVEMMTGELLLNDLIAVERKLERLTDERKKGGTDKALNARQTELFEKLHATLSENKPLRDMEFTAEEAKELSSFGLLSRKPILTVFNLGEGQSAPDAGGLDHPSVALMGKLEMEIAQLSAEDAALFMEEYGIKELSLNRMINLSYELLKEQTFFTVGEDEVRAWVTHRGATAQEAAGEIHTDLSRGFVRAEVVAYEDLISLGSMNEAKAKGKLRLEGKEYRIKEGEIMHVRSSL